A region from the Leptolyngbyaceae cyanobacterium genome encodes:
- a CDS encoding 2-hydroxyacid dehydrogenase, whose amino-acid sequence MTAYNLKLKISRVFSMKVAVFSTKNYDRKFLESANAKFGHQLVFLEPKLDSHTAVLAKGFPAVCVFVNDQPDAETLKILASQGTRLLALRSAGFNHVDLPVANDLGITVVRVPAYSPYAVAEHTLALMLSLNRKIHRAYNRVREGDFSIDGLMGFDLHGRTVGIIGTGKIGAIVSQIMKGFGCNLLAYDVYRNPECEQIGVKYVELTELFANSDIITLHCPLTPETYHLINDEALAQMKQGVMLINTSRGALIDTDAAIAALKSRKIGYLGLDVYEKESELFFENMSEEIIQDDVFQRLTTFPNVIVTGHQGFFTEEALHNIAETTLANISDFEQGRPCQNEISAAKKVAAKVPA is encoded by the coding sequence ATGACAGCTTACAATCTAAAGCTTAAAATTAGTCGGGTTTTTTCCATGAAAGTAGCCGTTTTTAGCACCAAAAATTACGATCGCAAATTCTTAGAATCTGCCAATGCCAAATTCGGTCATCAATTAGTGTTCTTGGAACCAAAACTCGATTCCCACACCGCAGTTTTGGCGAAAGGATTTCCCGCCGTTTGCGTCTTTGTCAACGATCAACCAGATGCAGAAACTTTAAAAATTCTTGCCTCCCAAGGAACTCGTTTACTTGCTTTGCGTTCTGCTGGTTTCAATCACGTAGATTTGCCAGTCGCTAACGATTTGGGAATTACCGTCGTGCGAGTACCTGCCTATTCGCCTTATGCAGTGGCAGAGCATACCCTCGCCTTAATGTTATCCCTGAATCGCAAAATCCATCGCGCTTATAACCGAGTCCGAGAAGGAGATTTTTCGATAGATGGACTGATGGGATTTGACTTACACGGGCGTACTGTGGGGATTATCGGTACTGGTAAAATTGGTGCGATCGTATCACAAATTATGAAGGGATTTGGTTGTAACTTACTTGCTTACGATGTTTATCGTAATCCAGAATGCGAACAAATTGGCGTCAAATATGTAGAACTTACCGAACTTTTTGCCAATTCCGATATTATCACCCTTCATTGTCCTCTCACTCCCGAAACATATCATTTAATTAATGATGAAGCTTTGGCACAAATGAAACAAGGTGTCATGTTAATTAATACTAGTCGGGGTGCTTTAATTGATACGGATGCTGCGATCGCTGCTTTGAAATCTCGCAAAATTGGTTATCTTGGTTTAGATGTTTACGAAAAGGAATCGGAATTGTTTTTTGAGAATATGTCGGAAGAAATCATTCAAGATGATGTTTTTCAACGTCTAACAACTTTTCCCAATGTAATTGTGACGGGACATCAAGGATTTTTTACTGAGGAGGCGTTGCATAATATTGCTGAAACTACTTTAGCTAATATCAGCGATTTTGAACAAGGCCGTCCTTGTCAAAATGAGATTAGCGCTGCTAAGAAGGTGGCAGCTAAAGTGCCTGCTTGA